TTTTCCATGACGTGCAAAACAGTGAAGATATACGGTTGCAGGTTGCTGAGTTACCCTTTGCATTTGTAGATGCCTCGGTTATTGTATCCCAAGAACAACTGTTTGCGGCTGTCTACAGAGTGCTCACCGATCTCACCTACAATAAATTAAGGACAAAGACTATTCATTCAGAATGTCTTCTTGCCTTGTCGCCAACGTCAAATATCGGCGAGGCCTTCAATAGGTTTGGCATTCAGCAAGGCTCGACGGATCTGGTCGTGCTGCAGATCGTGGAAGTTGGACAGGAATCTACCGAGTCTGCCAATGATATTGTCAAGGGTACCGAAGTGGAATTTAACAACGACAACTTATTACACACATACAACGAACAAACACTAAGAAAGGTATGCTaaccaatatttttttcttctcatttcttattttcattttactAACTACTGATTATGTTCactataaaattttattccagatatataaattggACAATAGTTTCCAGCCAAAGACCACTGAGGGATTCTCCCAGGCTTTGGTAAATGCAATTCAATTAAGAGGTTTGTAACTCTTCCGAAAGAACACAACCTAGCCCCATAAATGCCTCTGTTAATAGTCTATCATACACAAAGTCAGTTCTGAAACCAGATGCTATATATTCATTCTTTTTAGttaaatctttaataaatggATCCTCATATACAATTTCGTTCATTATATAACGTTTAAATGGATCACGGTCACCATTGAAAGGTGTGAATGGCACggatttttttattcttgaAGCATTCAAACCAACTGTAGATGCCAGATATGAGTTGCTCTTCAATACTCTGTTGATTTCTTCCAGTTTTCTACGTGCAGatgattttttcaatttaacAGTATTTTTAACACCTTCAATAACATCTTCTGTGCTTGCAGTGGTCGTTAGTCTATTCACGATCTCTCTTCTAGCCCAttctttattcattttGTCTTCTTCATCGATTTGTTTCTCCAGCATAcgtttcttcattttcatttctttctCAAAATGTTGTCTTTGTTcaaaattttgtaattcttGTCTGTTTCTCTCGATATTGTTCAAAATCAACTGTCTGTTCAACTCTTCGTATGAGTGCAATTTCTCTTCCGTATCCTCTACATCTATGCCATGATCCAGATTATAGATAATGTCTTCCATTTCTTCCAAATATTTGTTGAATTCATCCAAATTCCCATCGAAATCCTCTAGAGTCTTATTGAACACGTTGAACACACGTTTTCTTATATCCACCTCCTTCTCCACCCCTACGTCGTCGAACACTTGAGTCTTGAACTTATTCTTTCTCAAAATCTTATCACATCTGGTGTAAGGACACTGTGCTGGACCCAAACTAAAAATACGATCCACACATGATTCGCAGATCTTATGGTAACATTCAGGGTTCACCAGAAACTTAACATCCGGCGACAAATACCTATCTGTCTTACAGATAGGACACATGTCCTTATTCTCATCAAAATCATCCACTAAATAAccaatcaaaaataatgttagtaaaataacttaaaagaaaaaaaacaaactTTAGGTTGGTCGACATACTATTTGGTGCCTTGTACGTTTATAAATCGTTCACCGGCAATCACACTCTTAAATTGTactatcaaatataaaagaatacGCCACTAAACTAGTCGTCTATCCTTTCacttattaaataattatatcaaaCAATAGATTATAcatttgaatattgattattaaacagcttttttatatataagatgTTGATTTTTCGAATTTgtcaaatttcaattaagGCAATAAATGATGACAAGACAAATGGAAAGATCGAAAGAGGACGGTTTGCTGGAATAAAAGGCATGTTTTTGTATTATAAAAGAGATAACTAGAGttatacatacatatatgtatatatctTACTGGAGAGTGACGGTAGTGAGTCGGAGGAGGTTAGATTTATTGGCGAGAGTTGATTTTTGAGAAATGGTCAACTAATTCTAATTCAGTTGATAAGGTGTCGTATCTATAGCTCACTCTTATATCTGGTACATTGGTCTTCACAACACTGTTACCTTGAACACCAGGCAGTTTGTAGTTGTCACCAATCCAGTGTCTTTTGATTTGGGATTCCCAACCACTTTGTAACACGGAATTTCTTGCTAGTTCACACATATCAACGTTTGATAACTTGTAAATTTGTGCAGCAACGGAGTATTCTTCGATTAAAGGTTCTCTGGTGTACGAGAATTGCAATGGATCATCTGTGGATAGGGAAACGTTCAGACCTCTCTTGAAGTAGTGTGGGAACGGATTTTTATCGTACGTTAAGAATAATGCGTTATTGGATAATGGAGACATTGCAATACCGACTTGGTCGATGTAATATAAGTATTGGACAAAAGGTACCTTTCTTAATAGAATACCATGAGATATACCTTGAGCTAACATGTATGCAGAGACTAAATGTTCTGGATCACCAGCCTCACCACAATGTGGTCTTAATACAAACGTATTGAATCCCCTTTTAGCTCTCCATTGGTTTAATGAGGCCATGCTAGAATAGAGATAGtacaaataataagaatatgGAGGATTTTGGGCTACTTCCCATAATGATGGAATAGGATATTTTCTGTGGAAACGACGATCAACTTTTGATTCATCATCGACAGAATCGAAACCTATGACTCTTTGTAAGAAAACATGTAATTTTGGATGTGACATTGGATTTTTGGTCACTTCGAATAGAGGTTGGAACAAGTTCTTACAGACATCTTGGAAATTTTTGACGATTTCACTTTTCTTATATATGTCATATAAACGTGGAACTTGCACTAGCCAACGGACATTATGTGAAATAACTTTATTGTCAACAATCCA
The Tetrapisispora phaffii CBS 4417 chromosome 11, complete genome DNA segment above includes these coding regions:
- the TFB3 gene encoding TFIIH/NER complex subunit TFB3 (similar to Saccharomyces cerevisiae TFB3 (YDR460W); ancestral locus Anc_5.580), which produces MDDFDENKDMCPICKTDRYLSPDVKFLVNPECYHKICESCVDRIFSLGPAQCPYTRCDKILRKNKFKTQVFDDVGVEKEVDIRKRVFNVFNKTLEDFDGNLDEFNKYLEEMEDIIYNLDHGIDVEDTEEKLHSYEELNRQLILNNIERNRQELQNFEQRQHFEKEMKMKKRMLEKQIDEEDKMNKEWARREIVNRLTTTASTEDVIEGVKNTVKLKKSSARRKLEEINRVLKSNSYLASTVGLNASRIKKSVPFTPFNGDRDPFKRYIMNEIVYEDPFIKDLTKKNEYIASGFRTDFVYDRLLTEAFMGLGCVLSEELQTS
- the CGI121 gene encoding Cgi121p (similar to Saccharomyces cerevisiae CGI121 (YML036W); ancestral locus Anc_5.581), whose amino-acid sequence is MVSTILPQFPKFQVNVSLFHDVQNSEDIRLQVAELPFAFVDASVIVSQEQLFAAVYRVLTDLTYNKLRTKTIHSECLLALSPTSNIGEAFNRFGIQQGSTDLVVLQIVEVGQESTESANDIVKGTEVEFNNDNLLHTYNEQTLRKIYKLDNSFQPKTTEGFSQALVNAIQLRGL